In one Parcubacteria group bacterium genomic region, the following are encoded:
- a CDS encoding DUF3326 domain-containing protein, with protein sequence MKVYTEELLISNKELRLEGLSGLKKYYNLYISPQLPEQHRVIRFVITKTDQNGYHSELDVILPDNNEEINLLPKGGGIFDFRKRTHENTGGFNAVLIIPTGIGAEIGGHCGDGNAVARLIASACDTLITHPNVVNASDINEMTGNTLYVEGSILTRLLNGQIGLQSVKSNRLLMLMDEHEERLFNNEVINAVSSARVTLGLDCDVHEMKDMIESISHYSKSGRAVGEINSLEKILQVIEKYKNEYDAVALSTFIRVPKHFHEKYFKDSNMINAWGGIEAMLTHSIAEILNIPCAHSPMMTSKEVMNLELGIVDPRKAPETSSVTYLHCILKGLHRAPRIVPFDKGLTLEDISCIIIPDGCIGLPTLACLENNIPVIAVRENKNNMKNDLKNLPFKKNKLFIVDNYLEAVGVMNSLKAGVSPESVRRPIEHTTQI encoded by the coding sequence ATGAAAGTTTATACGGAAGAATTACTTATTTCCAATAAGGAATTGCGCCTAGAAGGGCTAAGCGGCCTCAAGAAATATTATAACCTCTATATTAGCCCGCAGCTTCCCGAACAACATCGGGTTATTAGATTTGTTATTACCAAAACAGATCAGAACGGATATCACTCTGAACTAGACGTAATACTCCCGGACAATAACGAAGAAATAAACTTACTTCCTAAAGGAGGCGGGATATTCGACTTCCGTAAACGAACCCATGAAAATACTGGCGGATTCAATGCTGTTTTAATTATACCCACGGGGATAGGAGCAGAGATCGGCGGGCATTGCGGCGACGGCAACGCAGTTGCACGACTTATAGCTTCCGCCTGCGACACGCTCATCACGCATCCAAATGTCGTTAACGCATCCGATATAAATGAAATGACAGGCAATACGCTTTACGTTGAGGGAAGTATATTGACTAGGTTATTAAACGGTCAAATTGGATTGCAAAGTGTCAAATCAAACCGCCTTTTGATGCTAATGGACGAACACGAAGAAAGATTATTCAACAACGAAGTGATAAATGCGGTTTCTTCGGCAAGAGTCACTTTAGGATTAGATTGCGATGTCCATGAAATGAAAGATATGATCGAGAGTATTTCGCATTATTCAAAGTCCGGAAGAGCAGTAGGAGAAATCAATTCACTTGAGAAAATTTTACAGGTAATAGAAAAATATAAAAATGAATATGACGCGGTAGCACTTTCTACATTTATAAGAGTCCCCAAACACTTTCATGAAAAATATTTTAAAGACAGCAATATGATTAACGCCTGGGGCGGCATAGAAGCGATGTTAACACATAGCATAGCTGAGATTCTCAACATACCCTGTGCTCATTCACCAATGATGACTTCTAAAGAAGTTATGAATTTGGAATTGGGTATAGTAGATCCGCGCAAAGCCCCGGAAACTTCATCAGTTACATATCTCCACTGCATTCTTAAGGGATTGCACAGAGCGCCGCGCATAGTTCCCTTTGACAAGGGATTAACACTCGAAGACATATCTTGCATTATAATTCCCGATGGCTGCATAGGATTACCAACTTTGGCTTGTCTTGAAAACAACATACCGGTAATCGCCGTAAGAGAAAATAAAAATAACATGAAAAATGATCTGAAAAACCTGCCTTTCAAAAAAAATAAACTCTTTATAGTAGATAATTATTTGGAAGCCGTCGGTGTAATGAACTCCTTAAAAGCCGGCGTGTCTCCTGAATCTGTTCGTAGGCCTATTGAACATACGACACAGATTTAG
- a CDS encoding trypsin-like peptidase domain-containing protein has protein sequence MTAVKILKIIASFFAVLFTAAFLIFSFIHLKSNFSGNFAPNEIFIISTSSMGLLPYGEPVKTVKQTKEPKIISKEVPEKSIVAEPLKEVSSKSFEELINSSVIQLYCGYLNVEKTSFSSISRGTGIIINSRGEILTNRHIIYDENLQKIKSDCFVLKSPFPNIRSEKPKIYYVAQITNYPLEEKFNDFFSKDRYYNDFAILKISYKISSDSKINQLLQADPASLSDYDVLENNSLFNYLPVDWQYQPKNNDLLIALGYGADASHAANQITSIIGRLSGNVDINGSSKPQVLLIEIGATTGFSGGALINPQSKGLIGLISWITSSENEVRYTAAIFRDFLKTTMFQDLNFDLKLVQN, from the coding sequence ATGACAGCGGTTAAAATTTTAAAAATCATTGCTTCTTTTTTTGCCGTACTGTTTACTGCGGCTTTTTTAATTTTTTCTTTCATTCATCTGAAGTCTAATTTCAGCGGAAATTTTGCTCCCAATGAAATTTTTATTATTTCTACTTCAAGTATGGGACTTTTACCCTATGGTGAACCTGTTAAAACGGTAAAACAAACAAAAGAACCCAAAATAATTTCCAAAGAAGTACCAGAAAAATCAATTGTTGCGGAACCCTTAAAAGAAGTTTCTTCAAAAAGTTTTGAGGAACTAATAAACAGTTCGGTCATTCAGCTTTATTGCGGCTATCTTAATGTCGAAAAAACTTCTTTTTCTTCAATATCCCGCGGCACCGGAATAATTATAAACAGTCGGGGCGAAATTTTGACTAACAGACATATCATATACGATGAGAATCTTCAAAAAATAAAAAGCGACTGTTTTGTTTTAAAAAGCCCCTTTCCTAATATTAGGTCGGAAAAACCGAAAATTTATTATGTCGCTCAAATCACAAATTATCCTTTGGAAGAAAAATTCAATGATTTCTTTAGCAAAGATCGTTATTACAATGATTTTGCAATTTTAAAAATCTCTTATAAAATCTCCAGTGATTCAAAAATAAACCAATTGCTTCAGGCTGATCCCGCTTCTTTAAGTGATTATGATGTTTTAGAAAATAATAGCCTTTTTAATTATTTGCCGGTTGATTGGCAGTATCAGCCCAAAAACAATGATTTATTAATTGCCTTGGGTTATGGCGCAGACGCAAGCCATGCCGCTAATCAAATTACTTCAATTATCGGCCGTCTTAGTGGCAATGTTGATATTAACGGAAGCTCGAAGCCCCAGGTTTTATTAATTGAAATTGGCGCGACAACCGGTTTTTCCGGCGGCGCTTTGATTAATCCGCAGTCAAAGGGATTAATTGGTCTGATCAGCTGGATAACGAGTAGTGAAAACGAGGTTAGATACACGGCGGCTATTTTCAGGGATTTTTTAAAGACCACAATGTTTCAAGATTTAAACTTTGATTTAAAATTGGTACAAAACTAA
- the pgk gene encoding phosphoglycerate kinase — protein sequence MIKSVTNLTEKDLSGKKVLLRVDFNVPVENGKILDAYRIKAHKETIDYLINRGAVVTLLSHITAIESFEPIAGQIRDALKSENFSLFDNIRKYEGEETNDEGFAKELAKSFDIYINDAFSVSHRNHGSIVAVTKFLPSYAGLLLMKEVENLDKIIKLPKESKTLIIGGAKIDIKFPVIKNFIDKAENILIGGAVANIFLKASGIDIKKSLTDDSFLEDAFEILKEKNLVIPDDYVISGDMILDIGEKTADKFVEIVGKSKIVIWNGPLGKTEIPEFSLSSEKVAGAIISSGAFSIVGGGDTIAFIEKMGFIDKFGYVSTGGGAMLEFLAGKKLPGLTALGYDSG from the coding sequence ATGATAAAATCTGTTACAAACTTAACAGAAAAAGATTTAAGCGGAAAAAAGGTTTTATTGCGCGTGGATTTTAACGTGCCAGTAGAAAATGGAAAAATTTTGGATGCTTATAGAATTAAAGCGCATAAAGAAACAATCGATTATTTAATAAATCGCGGCGCCGTTGTTACGCTTTTGAGCCATATCACGGCAATAGAAAGTTTTGAGCCGATAGCAGGTCAAATAAGAGATGCGCTAAAATCAGAAAATTTTTCTTTGTTTGATAATATTAGAAAATACGAAGGCGAAGAAACTAACGACGAAGGGTTTGCCAAGGAGCTCGCGAAATCATTTGATATCTATATTAATGATGCATTTTCTGTTTCCCACAGAAACCACGGCTCGATTGTCGCTGTTACTAAATTTTTGCCGTCTTACGCCGGATTGTTACTAATGAAGGAAGTTGAAAATCTTGATAAGATAATAAAATTACCAAAAGAAAGTAAGACTTTAATTATTGGAGGCGCTAAAATAGATATTAAATTCCCGGTAATAAAAAATTTTATAGACAAAGCCGAAAATATTTTAATTGGCGGCGCCGTTGCCAACATTTTTCTTAAAGCCAGCGGTATTGATATTAAGAAGTCTCTAACCGATGATAGTTTTTTAGAAGACGCGTTTGAAATTTTAAAAGAAAAAAATCTGGTTATCCCCGATGATTACGTTATTTCCGGTGATATGATTTTAGATATAGGAGAAAAAACCGCCGATAAGTTCGTTGAAATTGTCGGTAAATCAAAGATTGTGATTTGGAACGGCCCATTGGGCAAAACAGAAATTCCTGAATTTTCACTTAGCAGCGAAAAAGTGGCGGGAGCCATTATCAGTTCCGGCGCTTTTTCTATTGTCGGCGGCGGCGACACCATCGCGTTTATCGAAAAAATGGGATTCATAGATAAATTCGGTTATGTTTCTACCGGCGGAGGAGCGATGCTTGAATTTTTGGCCGGCAAAAAATTGCCCGGCCTTACTGCTTTAGGCTATGACAGCGGTTAA
- a CDS encoding S-adenosylmethionine decarboxylase — protein MKNYGKELILDLHNCNPKKFNRKMLSKYFKEVCNLIDMQRCELFWWDDHGVPKEKQQTLPHLKGTSAVQFIMTSNITIHTLDILKSVYLNIFSCKEFDAKKAMKFSEKFFEGRSVNFKIVDRK, from the coding sequence ATGAAAAATTACGGTAAAGAACTAATCTTGGATTTGCACAATTGCAATCCTAAAAAATTCAATAGAAAAATGCTAAGCAAGTACTTCAAAGAAGTATGCAACTTAATTGACATGCAAAGATGTGAATTATTTTGGTGGGATGACCACGGTGTGCCGAAAGAAAAACAGCAAACCTTGCCACATCTTAAAGGAACGTCTGCCGTTCAGTTTATAATGACAAGCAACATTACCATTCATACTCTTGATATTTTGAAAAGCGTTTATCTTAATATTTTTTCCTGCAAAGAGTTTGATGCAAAGAAGGCAATGAAATTTTCAGAAAAATTTTTTGAAGGCAGGTCGGTCAATTTTAAGATAGTAGATCGGAAATGA
- a CDS encoding GIY-YIG nuclease family protein, whose product MGKIKEKLLKKSKTFPNNPGIYWFSKKGKRVYVGKAGSLKKRISSYFRSKDPRINMMVNEADNVSFKKTNSVLEAVILEANAIKKYSPKYNVKDKDNRSFVYLIISKGDYPKVFIARGREVKKYIYPHMIPRGQMCGQNKKSFQNKSSYIFGPYQSYKILKTALNLARKIFPFGTCRPNQGKPCFDYQIGLCPGICIDAISKKDYKKNIKNLILFFRGEHKRLLKKLKKENPEKIFALQYVNDVALISNSNIENSRLRQGFGGQVKFKIKNSAQRIEGYDISHFSGSEPVGAMVVFVNGAADNSQYRLFKIKTTQNKFDDLAMLSEILNRRFNHKEWPMPDIVLIDGGRNQVARAKKVLSELNIFVPIVGIAKVLGHSGRAAIGDKLFFENTKPRIKKLLLNSRILFQQVRNEAHRFAISFQRRRRSKSVSYVQ is encoded by the coding sequence ATGGGTAAAATCAAAGAAAAGTTGTTAAAAAAATCAAAAACTTTCCCTAATAATCCGGGTATTTATTGGTTTTCTAAAAAAGGAAAGAGAGTTTATGTAGGAAAAGCAGGGTCGCTAAAAAAGCGAATTTCTAGTTATTTCCGAAGCAAAGACCCGCGCATCAATATGATGGTAAACGAAGCCGATAATGTTTCTTTTAAAAAAACCAATTCTGTTCTTGAAGCGGTTATTTTGGAAGCCAACGCGATTAAAAAATACAGTCCAAAATATAACGTAAAAGATAAAGATAATCGTTCATTTGTCTACCTCATTATTTCTAAGGGCGATTATCCGAAAGTTTTTATTGCTCGCGGCAGAGAAGTTAAAAAATATATTTATCCGCACATGATTCCTCGAGGACAGATGTGCGGACAAAATAAAAAATCATTTCAAAACAAAAGTAGTTATATTTTCGGGCCGTATCAAAGTTATAAAATACTTAAAACCGCGCTAAACTTGGCAAGAAAAATATTTCCCTTCGGAACCTGCCGGCCAAATCAAGGCAAACCCTGTTTTGATTATCAAATCGGGTTGTGCCCGGGAATTTGCATCGATGCGATTTCCAAGAAAGATTATAAAAAAAACATTAAGAACCTGATTTTATTTTTCAGAGGCGAGCACAAACGTCTTTTAAAGAAATTAAAAAAAGAAAACCCTGAGAAAATTTTTGCTCTACAATACGTTAATGATGTTGCTCTAATTAGTAATTCTAATATTGAAAATTCCCGCCTGCGCCAAGGCTTTGGCGGGCAGGTAAAATTTAAAATTAAAAATTCCGCGCAGCGAATAGAGGGTTACGATATCTCTCATTTTTCGGGGAGCGAACCAGTTGGCGCAATGGTTGTTTTTGTAAACGGAGCCGCTGATAATTCGCAGTACCGTTTATTTAAAATAAAAACTACCCAAAACAAATTTGATGATTTGGCGATGCTTTCAGAAATTTTAAACCGGCGTTTTAATCACAAAGAATGGCCGATGCCGGATATTGTTTTAATTGATGGCGGAAGAAATCAAGTTGCGCGGGCCAAAAAAGTTTTGTCTGAATTAAATATTTTTGTTCCGATTGTGGGAATTGCCAAAGTTTTGGGCCATAGCGGGCGCGCTGCTATAGGCGATAAGTTATTTTTTGAAAATACAAAGCCGAGAATAAAAAAACTACTTCTTAATTCCAGAATTTTATTTCAGCAAGTAAGAAACGAAGCCCATCGGTTTGCGATTTCTTTTCAGAGACGGCGCCGTTCTAAATCTGTGTCGTATGTTCAATAG
- a CDS encoding uracil-DNA glycosylase has product MESRTELMKKIKDSVVDAKNSPLYEYRIKNKYFPVIGEGSHNAKIMFIGEAPGKNEAETGRPFCGASGRVLDELLASIGIDRKEVYITNIVKDRPPMNRDPLPNEIEFYAPFLDRQIEIIKPEVIATLGRFSMAYIMKRFGLESELKSISQIHGKIFTVSALWENEARRSPAPSRDSGSGAWVKIIPLYHPAVAVYGTNKEILKKDFQVLIKISF; this is encoded by the coding sequence ATGGAAAGCCGGACGGAACTAATGAAAAAAATAAAAGATAGTGTTGTTGATGCTAAGAATTCGCCGCTTTACGAATACCGGATTAAAAATAAATATTTCCCGGTTATCGGCGAAGGCAGTCATAATGCAAAAATAATGTTTATCGGCGAGGCACCGGGAAAAAATGAAGCGGAAACCGGCCGGCCTTTTTGCGGTGCGTCGGGAAGAGTTTTAGACGAGCTTTTAGCTTCAATTGGCATTGATAGAAAAGAAGTTTATATAACCAACATCGTCAAGGATAGGCCGCCAATGAACCGCGACCCTTTGCCAAACGAGATAGAATTTTACGCGCCGTTTTTAGACCGGCAAATTGAAATAATAAAACCGGAAGTAATCGCCACGCTTGGCCGCTTTTCCATGGCCTATATAATGAAAAGATTCGGACTGGAATCCGAATTAAAATCTATCAGCCAAATCCACGGAAAAATATTTACTGTTTCGGCGCTATGGGAAAACGAAGCAAGGCGAAGCCCCGCACCGTCACGCGATAGCGGGTCTGGTGCGTGGGTTAAAATAATCCCCCTTTACCACCCCGCAGTCGCCGTTTACGGCACCAACAAAGAAATCCTCAAAAAAGATTTTCAGGTCTTAATAAAAATTTCATTCTAA
- the uvrA gene encoding excinuclease ABC subunit UvrA, whose protein sequence is MNDKIIIKGAKVHNLKNVDLELPKNKLIVFTGVSGSGKSSLAFDTIFAEGQRRYVESLSPYARQFLGQMDPPDVEEISGLSPAIAIDQKGHSHNPRSTVATLTEIYDYMRVLFARLGKPFCPNCGGEIKKLSSQEMIDTIIESAGKKPIIILAPVVRGRKGEYYQLLYDFLSDGFSEVRVDGKIHSLHERINLSRYKIHNIDLVVDKVLPNDVSRVAEAVDMTLEYGEGLVCAIFDGGKPFDKVQGKEILLSSKWSCPKDEFSFQEIEPRLFSFNSPYGACENCHGLGREFIYSEEPCSVCNGKRLKKESLAVKIRNKNIAETADLTIDKAYEFFVELEDKLKASEKEIAKSVLKEIISRLGFLLEVGLDYIALSREAGSLSGGESQRIRLASQIGSKLSGTLYVLDEPTIGLHERDNERLLKTLKDLRDMGNTVIVVEHDERTIHDSDYFVDLGPGPGRHGGEVVVAGETNALLKKNSKADSLTLKYLKGEEKIEVPELRRTSSHEKIKIIGATANNLKNINVDIPLRRLICITGVSGSGKSTLVFDILKKGTRRGIDHVSKETEGVAKVLGFEYLDSVIEVDQSPIGRTPRSNPATYTGVFSPIRDLFASLPEAKERGYGISRFSFNRPGGRCEACEGAGHKLIEMHFLPPVLVTCDVCRGKRFNNETLEVKYKNKSISGVLDMTVEEALKIFEDIYMIADKLKVLNQVGLGYIKLGQSATTLSGGEAQRIKLAKHLARPMNRRSLFLLDEPTTGLHFEDIKMLLKVLDELIKRGNTVVVIEHNLHVIKCADYVIDLGPEGGDKGGKLVACGTPEEVSKNKNSYTGQYLKKVLNG, encoded by the coding sequence ATGAATGATAAAATAATAATAAAGGGCGCCAAGGTTCATAATCTTAAAAATGTTGACCTTGAACTGCCAAAAAACAAATTAATAGTTTTTACGGGGGTTTCGGGAAGCGGCAAGTCGTCTTTAGCTTTTGACACGATTTTTGCCGAAGGCCAGAGGCGATATGTGGAATCGCTTTCTCCTTACGCCAGACAATTTTTGGGGCAGATGGATCCGCCCGATGTAGAAGAAATTTCCGGACTTTCGCCGGCAATTGCCATTGATCAAAAAGGGCATTCGCATAATCCGCGCTCAACGGTGGCAACACTTACTGAAATTTACGATTATATGCGGGTTTTGTTCGCTCGTCTCGGGAAGCCATTTTGCCCAAATTGCGGCGGAGAAATTAAAAAACTTTCTTCCCAGGAAATGATTGATACCATTATTGAATCGGCAGGCAAAAAACCCATTATCATACTGGCGCCTGTTGTTCGCGGTCGAAAGGGGGAATATTACCAGCTACTTTATGATTTTCTTTCAGACGGTTTTTCTGAAGTAAGGGTTGACGGCAAAATTCATTCGCTTCATGAACGGATAAATTTATCCCGCTATAAAATACACAATATTGATTTGGTTGTTGATAAGGTTTTACCAAATGATGTTTCCCGCGTTGCCGAAGCGGTTGATATGACTCTTGAATATGGAGAAGGGCTGGTTTGTGCTATTTTTGATGGAGGCAAACCCTTCGACAAAGTTCAGGGTAAAGAAATTCTTTTATCTTCAAAATGGTCTTGTCCTAAAGACGAATTTTCGTTTCAGGAAATAGAACCGAGACTTTTTTCTTTCAACAGTCCTTATGGCGCTTGCGAAAATTGCCACGGTCTCGGTCGTGAATTTATATACAGCGAAGAACCTTGTTCGGTTTGCAATGGTAAACGGCTTAAAAAAGAATCACTAGCGGTAAAAATCAGAAATAAAAATATAGCCGAAACGGCGGATTTAACTATTGATAAGGCCTATGAATTTTTCGTTGAGCTTGAGGATAAGTTGAAAGCAAGTGAAAAAGAAATTGCGAAATCGGTTTTAAAAGAAATTATTTCACGGCTCGGGTTTTTGCTTGAAGTGGGCCTTGATTACATTGCTTTAAGCCGCGAGGCCGGAAGTTTATCGGGTGGTGAATCTCAGAGAATCCGCCTCGCTTCGCAAATAGGTTCAAAACTTTCCGGGACATTATATGTTTTGGATGAGCCGACTATCGGACTTCATGAAAGAGACAACGAGCGGCTTTTAAAAACCCTAAAAGATTTAAGAGACATGGGCAATACCGTTATTGTTGTGGAACATGACGAAAGAACAATTCATGATTCAGATTATTTTGTTGATTTGGGGCCGGGGCCTGGCCGTCATGGCGGCGAAGTTGTTGTAGCCGGTGAAACCAATGCCTTGCTTAAGAAAAACTCCAAAGCTGATTCCCTGACTTTGAAATATCTTAAAGGTGAGGAAAAAATTGAAGTTCCGGAATTAAGGAGAACGAGCTCGCACGAAAAAATAAAAATCATCGGTGCAACGGCGAATAACTTGAAAAATATAAACGTTGATATTCCATTAAGACGTCTCATTTGCATTACTGGTGTGTCAGGAAGTGGAAAATCAACGTTGGTTTTTGACATATTAAAGAAAGGGACAAGAAGAGGGATTGATCACGTAAGCAAAGAAACGGAGGGCGTGGCTAAAGTTTTAGGGTTTGAATATCTTGATAGCGTGATTGAAGTTGACCAGTCGCCGATTGGCAGGACTCCGCGCTCAAATCCGGCGACTTACACCGGAGTTTTTTCTCCTATCCGCGATTTGTTCGCTTCACTTCCGGAAGCAAAAGAAAGGGGATATGGAATTTCACGGTTTTCATTTAATCGTCCGGGCGGCAGATGCGAGGCCTGTGAAGGCGCTGGCCACAAATTGATTGAAATGCATTTTTTGCCGCCGGTTTTAGTTACTTGCGATGTTTGCCGCGGTAAAAGATTCAACAACGAAACTCTTGAGGTAAAATACAAAAACAAAAGTATTTCCGGCGTTTTAGATATGACCGTTGAAGAAGCGTTAAAAATTTTTGAGGATATTTATATGATTGCCGATAAACTTAAAGTTTTAAACCAAGTGGGTTTGGGATATATTAAACTCGGGCAATCGGCGACAACGCTTTCTGGGGGCGAAGCGCAGAGAATTAAATTGGCTAAGCATTTAGCGAGACCTATGAATCGACGGTCGCTTTTCTTGCTTGACGAACCAACAACCGGACTTCACTTTGAAGACATTAAAATGCTTTTAAAAGTTTTGGATGAACTTATAAAAAGAGGCAACACTGTGGTAGTAATCGAACATAATTTGCATGTTATAAAATGCGCTGACTATGTTATTGATTTGGGGCCGGAAGGAGGTGATAAAGGCGGCAAACTTGTCGCTTGCGGCACGCCCGAAGAAGTTTCAAAAAACAAAAATTCTTACACCGGCCAGTATCTTAAAAAAGTTTTAAATGGGTAA
- the uvrB gene encoding excinuclease ABC subunit UvrB — translation MKFKLISKFKPTGDQPKAIKTLIEGIKNGNRYQTLLGVTGSGKTFIMANVIEKIGKPALVIAPNKTLAAQLYVEYKNFFPKNKVCYFVSYYDYYQPEAYIPVTDTYIDKEAMINDEIDRLRHFATSALMTRRDVVIVASVSCIYNLGVPETYFGSTLNLQIDQPITRGDLIRHLVRMNFERNNLALKRGTFRVRGDIFEIMPASEEIIYRIELKNQLVSSIAIQDIFNKEGRNFLPQREIIIFPPKHFISTEPERERAAKDIKTELRERLGYFNKTGLLLEAERLERRTKYDLEMMKELGYCHGIENYSRALSGKLPGEAPSTLLEYFGKPNSFLTIIDESHIAVPQIRGMYEGDQSRKKILVQHGFRLPSALDNRPLNFDEFEKRTGQVVFTSATPGHFEIKNSKEVVEAIIRPTGLVDPEVEIRPVFNKVKKSGQIDDLIKEIEKRVILKERVLALTLTKKMAEELTDFLVAKKVKAQYLHSDVKILERAKILTSFRKGDFDVLVGINLLREGLDLPEVSLVAILDADKEGFLRSDVSLIQTMGRAARNINGKVILYADRLTGSLNEAIRQTNYRRNIQLDYNKKHNIIPKGIIKSVEDMLLSEEPPIIDVRHR, via the coding sequence ATGAAATTTAAACTCATCTCAAAATTTAAACCAACTGGCGATCAGCCCAAGGCGATTAAGACCTTAATTGAAGGCATAAAAAATGGAAACCGTTACCAGACGCTTTTAGGCGTTACCGGAAGCGGCAAGACTTTTATTATGGCTAACGTAATTGAAAAAATTGGGAAACCGGCTTTGGTTATCGCGCCTAATAAAACTTTAGCGGCCCAGCTTTACGTCGAATACAAAAATTTTTTTCCGAAAAACAAAGTTTGCTATTTTGTTTCTTATTATGATTACTACCAGCCGGAGGCCTATATTCCCGTGACCGATACATATATAGATAAGGAAGCGATGATAAATGATGAAATAGACCGACTGCGCCACTTTGCAACCAGCGCCCTTATGACGCGGCGCGATGTGGTTATAGTCGCTTCGGTTTCCTGTATTTATAATCTCGGCGTTCCCGAAACTTATTTTGGTTCAACTTTAAATCTTCAAATCGACCAGCCCATTACCAGAGGCGATTTAATAAGGCACTTGGTAAGGATGAATTTTGAAAGAAATAATTTGGCCCTAAAACGGGGAACATTCAGAGTGCGCGGCGATATTTTTGAAATTATGCCGGCCTCCGAAGAAATTATTTATCGTATTGAACTAAAAAACCAACTCGTTTCTTCCATAGCCATACAGGATATTTTTAATAAAGAAGGAAGAAATTTTTTGCCCCAAAGAGAAATTATTATTTTCCCACCCAAGCATTTTATTTCAACAGAGCCGGAAAGAGAGCGGGCGGCTAAAGATATAAAAACGGAATTAAGAGAACGTCTCGGTTATTTCAATAAAACCGGGCTTCTACTCGAAGCCGAAAGGCTTGAAAGGCGAACTAAATATGATTTGGAAATGATGAAAGAGCTCGGTTATTGCCACGGCATTGAAAACTATTCAAGGGCTTTATCGGGAAAATTGCCCGGTGAAGCGCCCTCAACGCTTCTTGAATATTTCGGCAAACCCAACAGCTTTTTAACTATTATCGATGAATCGCATATCGCCGTTCCCCAGATTAGGGGAATGTACGAAGGCGACCAGAGCCGGAAAAAAATTCTGGTTCAACACGGCTTTAGATTGCCGTCGGCTCTTGATAACCGCCCATTAAATTTTGATGAATTTGAAAAAAGAACCGGGCAAGTGGTGTTTACTTCGGCAACGCCCGGCCACTTTGAAATTAAAAATTCAAAAGAAGTGGTAGAAGCAATTATCAGGCCTACGGGGTTAGTTGATCCCGAAGTAGAAATCAGGCCGGTTTTTAATAAAGTAAAAAAATCCGGCCAAATTGATGATTTAATAAAAGAAATAGAAAAGAGAGTAATTTTGAAAGAAAGGGTTTTAGCTCTGACTTTAACGAAGAAAATGGCAGAAGAATTGACAGATTTTTTGGTCGCCAAAAAAGTTAAGGCCCAGTATCTTCACAGCGACGTTAAAATTCTTGAACGGGCTAAAATTCTGACAAGTTTCAGAAAAGGCGATTTTGATGTCTTAGTCGGCATTAACCTTTTACGCGAAGGCTTGGACTTGCCGGAAGTTTCTTTAGTTGCGATTTTAGATGCCGACAAGGAGGGATTTTTGCGTTCCGATGTTTCACTCATTCAAACAATGGGCCGGGCGGCTCGCAATATTAACGGCAAAGTAATTTTATATGCCGACCGTTTAACCGGTTCACTTAATGAAGCAATAAGGCAGACTAATTACCGTCGGAACATTCAGCTGGATTACAATAAAAAACACAACATAATCCCAAAGGGCATCATCAAAAGCGTCGAAGACATGTTGTTGTCAGAAGAACCACCAATTATTGATGTCCGACATCGATAG